The sequence below is a genomic window from Ctenopharyngodon idella isolate HZGC_01 chromosome 11, HZGC01, whole genome shotgun sequence.
GTGAATGGCAGTGAATCTCACGCATTTTCTGCTCAAACAGAGCATTCATTTCCCTCTGCAATGTGCCCATTGTCTGCTGCTGGTTGTCAGGGAAACGGGATGGCAGAGTACTCAGGTCAAGGCTGTCCAAACTACTTAGGCTGCTTGATTCACTGTCAGCAAGGTTGTGATTATTAGGAGCAGGGTTTTTTGGTGCAGAGTAACTGCACTGTGGGAGAGGGTATTGGTTGAGGAATTCTTTCTTAATGTGACCAGATGTGTTTGGCGGAGAGGGCGGACGGCGTCTTGGGACGCTTTGTGATCTGCGTCCTGTAAATGGCGAATCTTTGGAAGATGTTGTGCCTGGGTCATTCATGCGTCTGCTCAGCGCAGGGGTTGCGGGGATTGACATTGGTTGCCACTGAGGGTTAAGCCTGCCATCTAAAGAAGTTCTGAATTTATTCTTGATCACCAGGCTTCTGGTGTTTAATGTTCCACTAGAAGGATCTAGTACTCCAACAGGTATTGGATAGAAATTCAAGGGTTCACACTCTTGTGTAGGTTCTGACTGAATTTTTAGATGGCTCTCTTGAAGTTTACACATCCCAGGTTCCTGCACTGAATCCTCAATATCAGATTTAGCACCTGAGATATGCTTCGACAAGAGTCGCTCATTCAGTGTAGAAGCAGGATCCTTCGTCTTAGGTACCGGTAAGTCTGTAGACTCGCACTCCTGTTTAGATGTTGGAGATAATTCATTTCGTTTTGAAACACTCAACTCCTTGTTATCAGCAATGTGTGATTGAGCCTCAGAAGTCTGAATGTCCAGTTCTGAACTGTTTGTTGAATCAAATGCTAAGTTGGTAAAGTCCACAGCCACTCCTGCTCCACCAGAGCATGTGATAGAGGACAGGCGGCGCCGTGCCTCATGAGATCCTTCCGGCTCCTGAAAACAGACCTTATGGGCCCTTTTCAGGGGTT
It includes:
- the plch2b gene encoding uncharacterized protein plch2b is translated as YTHNQVKSSNAVKQLIQKNLMQTSQDGTRTSFGANFLRKSGAGKNQAKVVKVSADRYSKEDFLNRRYSDDVSSKDSRSTSQSASLLRGAQSEPLKRAHKVCFQEPEGSHEARRRLSSITCSGGAGVAVDFTNLAFDSTNSSELDIQTSEAQSHIADNKELSVSKRNELSPTSKQECESTDLPVPKTKDPASTLNERLLSKHISGAKSDIEDSVQEPGMCKLQESHLKIQSEPTQECEPLNFYPIPVGVLDPSSGTLNTRSLVIKNKFRTSLDGRLNPQWQPMSIPATPALSRRMNDPGTTSSKDSPFTGRRSQSVPRRRPPSPPNTSGHIKKEFLNQYPLPQCSYSAPKNPAPNNHNLADSESSSLSSLDSLDLSTLPSRFPDNQQQTMGTLQREMNALFEQKMREIHCHSPLFFRDSSTL